Within the Streptomyces sp. NBC_00554 genome, the region AGGCCGCGCCACACCAGGGTGTTGAGCACGGAAAGCGGCAGCTTCACGGTGTGCCGGTCGGGGTGCGAGACGTTGAGGAACGTCCGAATCGACTGCTGGGGCAGGCGCAGATCACCGTCCGAGTGCAGCGGCACGATCGCGCCCGCGGCGACGGCGGACGCGAAGAGCGGCAGCACGATGTCGTCCCACTGCCAGGGGTGCACAGGCAGATAGAGGTACGACTCCGGGGTCAGCCCGCGCGCGCGGAGTAACCCGTCGAAGGACTCCCTCGTGGCGGGGGCGAGCTCGCGTGCGTAGAGCTGCTCGGCGGTGTCGAGGCCCGGGACACCTCGGTAGCTGGCGAGTGTGGTCCGCACCGCGATCCACGGAAGAGCCGTCGCTCTGCGAGCCTCCGGCGCCCAGTCCGCGGCGTCCCTCGCGGAGAAACCGAGGCGGCCCTTGTTGAGCACGATCCAGGGGTGGCCGGTCTGGTGGCCCTCCAGTTCCGCGTATCCCAGGTCGGCCAATTCTGTCGCCGTCAGAGCGTTGTGGTCGAGGCGCGTGTCCGCGGCGAGCGTGGTGCTCAGCTCGCGAATGACATGGCCGAGCGTCGCACCGTCCAGCCCCAGCGTGCCGCGCGCACGAATGAGGAAACCGAGCGGGTCGGTGAAGGGCCGCGGCTCCTCCTCTCCTTCCGCGAGAGTCAGCGAGGCGGGGTCGACGCGCCAACTGTCGTACGCGGTACGGCGGGCGCGGAAGGAGAGGCTGCCGCCGGCGTCGAGGCGGAGGGTGTAGGGGGCGTATCGGGGGTGCGGGGCGTGTGGAGTGCTGGCCACGGACGTGTGAGCGGCGCCGGAGGGTGCGGAATCCATGGGGGTCCGGTCCGGGATCGGGGATGTCTCGGGGTGCGCGGACAGGTTCCGGGACGGGTACGCGGACGGATCCGGGAACGAGTTCGGGGACGGATCCGGGGACGCGGTTGGGATCAGCTTCCGCGCCTGGTCCGAGCCTGGAGCTGGGGCTGTGGCTGAGGCTGTGGCTGGGGCTGGGGGCGAGGCTGTGGCTGGGGCGAACCCCGACTCCTCACGATCTGGGGATGGATACGGGACCAAGGTTGCTCTCCGCTCCAGGTCCGGGGACGCCGTCGAGTCCAGCAATCGCTCCGGCTCCGGCTCCGGCTGGATGATCCCTTCGTGCGCGAACTCGCCGATCATCTTGGCGAGCAGGCGGCGGCCGGCCTGCTCCCACCGGTCTTTGCGCAGCTCAGGGGGGTCATACAGAGCGGACGGCTCGCTGGAGGCGGGGGTGGCGGATGAATTCGGCACGAGCACTCCTCGACAGGGAACCGGATCGGGACGAGCGGTGTACTAAATGTGACGGCGCTACAACAGATCGCGCAGGGCCCGGTCTCGGACCATCAGGGCTGCCCGCTTGTCGGGCAGGTCGACCTCGGCGGAGAACCGAAAGCCCGCGCTCAGGAAAGCGGAGACGGAGGGGGTGTTGCGAAGGTCGGGTTCCGCGACAACGCGAGCGCACGAGGGGCGCTTGTCGAGTACGAGGTCGGCGACAGCTCTGAGCAGGGTGGAGCCGAGGCCTCGCCCACGGTTGGCGACACCACCGATGAGGAGGTGGATTCCGGTGTCGTGCGGTCGGGCGGGGTAGTGGCGCGCCAGGAGGTCCAGGTCGGCGCGGTAGATCTCCCAGTAGCTCATCGGCGTACCCTCCAGCACACCGAGGCAGGGGACGCTGCGTCCGTCCCCGTCCAGCTGACGACGCAGGTGCTCTTCGGCCACGGACTCGGGCCCCGCCAGCTCCCAGAACGCGGCGACGGCAGGGTCGTTCATCCAGCGGGTGACGAGCGGGAGATCACGCTCCATGTGTACGGGGACGAGATGGAAGGCGCCCGCGGGAGTCTCGGTCGGCCCCCAGCCGGCTACGCGGTCGAGCAGGTCGTCACCGGCCGGGGCGACGCCGGTCTTCTCCGTGCCTTTCCACTCTCCGCCGGCATCGCCGTGAGCCCTGGCTTCCTCGGCGAGGAGCGCGATGAACTCGTCGGGCAGACGCAGGTCCAGGGTGTCCTCGCTGTCCGCGCCGGCACCAAGGATCGAACCAGGCCCTGTGTTGGTGCCGAGTTCGGTGACGGAGGCGGTACCGGCGTCGGTGCTCGCATCGGGAGGCACGGCGACGCTCCTCTCAGGAGACGGGGTGGGTCATGTTCCTCAAGAATGAAGGGGGTTGGTGATGGTGACGTAGACGGACTGGGTGTCGACGGGACCGACGAGTTCGTCGAGGCCGTGCAGTCGGGTGAGCAGGTTGGCCTTGCAGCGCAGGACGCGTGAGTCGAGCAGGTGGGCGGGCAGGGATGTACGCAGCCGAGCCGGCCCGGTGGCCACGTCGGTGAGGAAGCGGCGGAATGCTGCGAGCAACAGCTCTTCGTCGGCAAGGTGTTGGGAGCCGAATGCGCCGATGAGACCGAGCACGTTGTTGATCGCGAGGTAGTAGGCGAAGCGTTCGTCGGTGACCTCGTCGGAGACGAACGTGTCGCTGCGTTCGCCGATGCCGGGCAGCCGGGCGTCGAGTTCCGCGCGCCGTGACTCGCGGAAGTAGTAGCCCTGGTTGTCGCGGTAGCGGCCGCCCGTGGGCCACCCCTCGGGATCCAGCAGAAGCAGCGTGTTCTGCTGGTGCGCTTCCAGGGCGATCCCCGCCTCGCTGTCCAGCCAGAGCACGGGGCGTACGACCTGTTCCAGGTAGCGCAGGAACCACTCGGTGGCGACGGCACCGCGGGGACGGCCGGTGTGGCCGGCGAGACGGGTGACGATCTCGGCGAGCCGGGACCGCATCAAGGGCCTGCCCTGCGTCTGGTCCCGCGTGCCGGATTGGGCGTGGGGCCTGGGTGAGACCAGTCCCGCGATGCAGCCGGCGTCGTCCGTCGGGCCGAACGGGTTGTGGCGGATCATCACGTCGAGCCCTGGCAAGGGAGTGCCGTCCGGGCCGTCGACGGCCAGCCAGGCCGGGTCGCGGACGATGTCGAAGCCCGGGTGAACGGCCTGCCACTGCTTGAACAGGCCGCTGCGCAGCAGACGGTGGACCTCCACGCCACGGTGGAGTTCCTTGCGGAGGTTCTCACGACGGGAGTTGGTGATGCGCACGCCCAGCGACAGTTTCAGCATCGCGGGGGCGCCGGAGCGGTAGAGAGTGCGGACCGAGGAGGTGGGGTGCCAGGCGGAGCCATGTGGGCCGAGGTCTTGCAGCAGTCCCGCGTCCAGCAGGGCCGCGATCTCGGGACGGTGCCGGATCTCGCTCATCTGCCAGGGGTGCAGTGGCAGGGCGGCGTACCCGTCGGGGAGCGACAGCCCGGCGCCGGCCAGCCGTGCCGTGAGCTGTTCCGCGGTGACGGGGCGGCCGCGTTCCGTCCACGCCGAGTCGGCCGCCAGCACAGAGGGCGCCACGGCCATCCAGTGCAGCGGGAAGGAGCCGCGCAACTCCGGTGAGTACAGCTGGGCTTCGGCCTCGGAAAGTCCCTCCCGGCTCTTCGGGGTGGGATGCAGCGGGTGTCCGAGCAGGAGCGCCTGCTCGGCGGTGAGGAAGAGGTCGGGCTCGTCGGCGAGGTGTTCCCTGCGGTCACTGATGAACACGGCGGTACGCCGAACCGAGTCGGCGACACGGCCGACCAGATCGGCACCGTCACCGGCAGGGCTGTGCGAAACCCCCGCTTCGGGGCGGGGCGCGCTGGCTCCGCGAGGTGTTCCGGCGGGTGTGGCGGCCGCGGCAAACGTCGCGGCCGTGGCGGGCATGGCGGGCGCGGCGGGCGTGGCGGCTGCAGGGTCCGTGTTGGCTGTCGGCGCAGCGGTGACCGCTTGTCGCGCGAACAGTGCCGCGACCGTGACCGCGTCGGCGGGGGGTGCCTCATCGGGGGTGTCGGCGAGGTAGGGGAGGCCGAAGCGGTGCCAGCCGGTGGGGGACCAGTAGTGGACGGGGGTGAGCAGGGTCGTGGCGCTGGCCGGGAGGGCGATGCGGAGGGTGCCGTCCTCGGGGGCGGGCAGGTTGTTCTCCCGTACCCAGCAGCGCAGCAGGTTCTCGACGGCCGCCGCCTGGGCCGCGGTATGCGGGTCGGGGTGCTCCAACAGATCGGCGGTGACGCCGCGCAGCCGCTCGGACTCCCGGGCCCCTTCCTTCTGACGAGGGACCGATTCGGCCCGGGGCACGAGCGGGGTCTGCGTGCCATGGGCCGCTCGCTCGTGAGTGTGGGGACGACCGTCGGGTGCGGGGGTGGCGTTCAAGAGAGTTCCTTGTGGAGTCGTTCGGGCTCGTGCGGCGACGAACCGGGGCGGTACGGGGGTGCGTCGGGCCTTTGGCGTTCCTGGTGGATTCGGATGGGGGTGGGGTGCGAGTGGGGCGGCGACTCGGTGCCGGTGGTGCGGGGTCGGTATGACGGACCGGCTTCCACTCGGTGACGAGGTGGGCGGTGCTGCTCCCAGTGGTTGCTCACAACGGGTGGGAGCCGGGATGAGCAGGAGTGGGGCGTCCATACAGGACAGGCCCCCGTAAGAGCCCCTAGCTTCGTAGGGCGGAGCCAAGCGCCGTACGGGGCACTCCCAAGGCGCACGCCTCGCGCTCCAACGCCGCGAGCACCGTGCGGTCCCTCGGTGTCATCGGTGTCGTCGGTGTTCTCGGTCACTGCACCACCCCTCCGCCGCCCCAGCGACCCGGGCCGTCCAGCACCCGAGCGGGCACAACGACGGAACAGCCGAGCCCGGCCACTGCCGCCCTATCCGGCGGGTCCGTCCCGGACATCACCGGGATCCCGAGCCTGACCGCAAGACGCGTCCTCCCCGCCAGGCCCACCTCCGCCACCGGGCCCGCCACCTCCGCCACCAGGCCCACCTCCACCACACATCCCGCCGCCACCGCGCCCCCGCGCCACCGCCCCCACCGCGTCCGCAAGCCGGTCGAGTACTGCGGTTGCCTGTTCGTCGCTGATGGTCAGCGGGGGGAGGAGTCGCACCACGCTGGCGTGGCGGCCGCCCAGTTCGACGATCAAGCCCCGGCGGAGGCAGTCGCGTTGGACGGCGGACGCGAGTTCGGGGGCGGCGGGTCGGGAACCTCCGGCAGCGGGGTCCGGGGCCGCTTCGGGGTCCACCAGCTCGACGCCGATCATCAGTCCCCGGCCGCGTACGTCTCCGATGCAGGAGAACTCGTCGGCCAGTGCGCGGAGTTGGGCGAGCATGCGAGCGCCCAGAGTGCCCGCGCGTTCGGCGAGGTGGTTTTCGCGGACGTAGGAGAGGGTTGCCGTGCCGGCGGCCATGGCGAGCTGGTTGCCGCGGAACGTGCCTGCATGGGCGCCGGGTTGCCAGACGTCGAGGTCGTCGCGGTAGACGACGACGGCGAGTGGCAGGCTTCCGCCGATGGCCTTGGACAGGACCATGACGTCCGGCGTGATCCCGCTGTGTTCGACCGCCCAGAAGGTCCCGGTCCTGCCGACGCCGGTCTGGACCTCGTCCGCGATCAAGGGGATGGACCGTGACGCGGTGATCTCACGCATCCGGCGCATCCACGCGTCGGGCGCCGGAATCACCCCGCCCTCGCCCTGGACGGGTTCGAGGATCATCCCGGCGGGCTGCGGCACGCCCGACTTGGGGTCGTCGAGCATGGACTCGGTCCAGCGCGCCGCCAGTTCGGCGCCGCGGTCACCGCCAATGCCGAACGGGCAGCGGTAGTCCTGCGGATAAGGAAGGCGTGCGACACGTACGTCGGTCGCGCCCCCGGATGCGTCGAGCGCCCCCGCGGTCATCCCGTGGTAGGCGCCGGTGAACGCGAGCATTCCGGTGCGTCCGGTCGCCGCGCGCACCAGTTTGAACGCGGCCTCGACCGCGTCCGTCCCGGCAGGTCCGCAGAACTGCACCCGGGCGCGGGCGGCGAACTCGGGCGGCAGCGTGCGGAACAGCTCGGTGGTGAAGGCGTCCTTGACGGGTGTGGCGAGGTCGAGGACGTGGAGCGGGGCTCCGGAGTCGAGGACTTTCCTGATCGCCTCCAGGACCACGGGGTGGTTGTGTCCCAAGGCCAGGGTCCCGGCGCCGGACAGGCAGTCGAGGTAGCGGCGACCGTCGGCGCCCTCGATCGTCAGGCCGCGCGCACGCACGGGGACGATCGGCAGGGCGCGCGCGTAGGTACGCGCCGCGGACTCGCGCGCCGACTGGCGCCGCAAGATCCCTTCGTGCGCCGCGCGCGCCCCCTCGGAGGCGCGGGACGCACCCTTTTGCGCCCCCACGGAAGCGCAGGACATACCTTCACGCGCCCCTTGGGCCCCGCCGAGAACGTCGGACGCCCCCTCCCGCGTCTCCTCGGGCTCTCGCCCCACCGGCACCACCGCAGACTCGGTCACGGCCACGACTTCAGGTCCTCCCGCTGTCCAGAGGCGAGTTGGCGGAGGGTCCCGAACGCATGCGGCAGGTCCCCCGTACGTACCAACGACGCCGCCCGCGCGGGGAAGCGGGTGACTCGAAAATCCCTGCCGTGACGGAACCGCTGCCGGTCCGGCCCAGGGCGGGCTGCGGCAGCACCAGCGCATCCGGCGCTCTCCGACGCTCGCGTGCCGCCGTGGCGGAAGCGCAGGAAGGGTACGGACCCGGCCCGAGGATCAAGGCCGGCAGGAAGAGGGCAAGGTCACAGCCCTGCCCACTGCTGCTCCTTTGTCCGACTGCCCTAACATCCGAGCATGACGGTCCTGCCCGACGACGGGCTTTCGCTCGCCTCCGAGTTCCCTGACGCCACGCACGAGCAGTGGCAGCACCTAGTCGCGGGCGTACTGCGCAAATCGGGCAGGGAAGTTCCGGACACGGCAGCCGAGGAGGCTCTGTCCACCGCGCTGGAGGACGGGCTCGGTATCCGGCCCCTGTACTCCGCGCACGACCCCGCGCCCGATCCCGGCCTTCCCGGTTTCGCCCCCTTCGTCCGCGGTGGCCGTGCCGAGGGGAGCACCGTCGGCGGCTGGGACGTACGCCAGCAGCACACGGCCGTCGACGGCGACGCGGTACTCGCGGACCTGGAGAACGGCGTCACCTCGCTCTGGCTGGTCACCGGTGCGGGCGGCATCCCGGTGTCCTCGCTCGGCCCCGTCCTCGACGGCGTCTACCTCGACCTGGCCCCCGTGGTCCTCGACGCGGGACGTGATGTCGAGTCCGCCGCACGGGAGTTGCTGCGGCTGTACGAGGAGCGGGGTGTCGCCAAGGAGGCGGCGCGCGGCAACCTGGGGGCGGACCCGCTGGGCCACCAGGCTCGTACGGGGGACGAGCCGTTCGACTTCGCGCCGGTCGCCGGCCTCGCGCGGCTGTGTGCCGAGGAGTACCCGGGGCTGCGGGCACTGACCGTGGACGCATTGCCGTACCACGAGGCCGGTGGCTCCGCCGCTCAGGAGTTGGGCTGCTCGCTGGCGACCGGCGTCGCCTATCTGCGGCAGCTGGACGAGGCGGGGCTGTCGGTCGAACACGCCTGCGCGCAGCTGGAGTTCCGGTACGCGGCCACCGCCGACCAGTTCCTGACCATCGCCAAACTGCGGGCGGCCCGCAGGCTGTGGGCGCGCGTGACCGAAGTCTGCGGTGCCCCGGTCGGGCAGCTCCAGCATGCCGTGACCTCGCCGGTGATGATGGCGCGCCGTGATCCGTGGGTGAACATGCTGCGTACGACGGTCGCCACGCTGGCCGCCGGGGTCGGCGGCGCCGACGCCGTCACCGTGCTGCCCTTCGACCACGCCATCGGTCTGCCGGACGCGTTCGCCCGGCGGATCGCCCGCAACACCTCGACGATCCTGGTCGAGGAGTCGCACCTGGCGCGGGTGATCGACCCGGCGGGCGGCTCCTGGTACGTGGAGCGGCTCACCGACGAACTCGCCCACGCGGGCTGGGAGTTCTTCCAGTGGATCGAGCGGGCGGGCGGCCAGGCGGAAGCCCTTCGTTCGGGCCGGCTCGGTCAGGAACTGGCGAAGACGTGGGAGGCGCGGAGTGCGAAGCTCGCCAAGCGGCGTGAGCCCGTGACCGGCGTCAGCGAGTTCCCGAACCTCGCCGAGCGCCCCGTGGAGCGCGTTGCCGCGCCCGTTCCTCCCGTCGGCGGGCTCCCCCGGGTGCGGCGCGACGAGGCGTACGAGACGCTGCGCGCCCGCTCGGACGCCCACCTGGCGGCGACCGGGTCCCGGCCGCGGATCTTCCTGGCTGCCATGGGTCCCGCCGCCGCCCACACCGCTCGCCTCACCTTCGCGTCGAACCTGTTCCAGGCCGGTGGCATCGAGCCGGTCACGGAGGGCACGTTCGAGGACAGCGGTGCCACCGAGGTCTGCCTGTGTTCGAGCGACCCGCTGTACGAGGAACAGGCCGCGGAGACCGCCGGGGCCCTCAGGGCGGCGGGCGCCGGGTATGTGTTCCTCGCCGGCCGTCCCGGGCAGTACCCCGGTGTCGACGGCTATGTCTTCGCGGGCTGTGACACCGTCACCGTGCTCTCCACCGCACTTGACCGTATGGGAGTGTCCTGATGGGAATCCCCGACTTCTCCGGGATCGAGCTGGGGACGCCCACCGCCGACGGCAGCGCCGAGGACTGGCGCAAGGCGATCGACGGGGGCGAGACCTTCTGGGAGACCCCGGAGGGCATCGCGGTCAAACCGCTCTACACAGGCCGTGACCTGGAGGGCCTGGACTTCCTGGGCACCTACCCGGGCATCGCCCCGTACCTGCGCGGCCCGTACCCGACGATGTACGTCAACCAGCCCTGGACCATCCGCCAGTACGCGGGCTTCTCCACCGCCGAGGAGTCCAACGCCTTCTACCGGCGCAACCTCGCGGCCGGTCAGAAGGGCCTGTCCGTCGCCTTCGACCTGCCCACGCACCGGGGTTACGACAGCGATCACCCGCGCGTGACCGGTGACGTCGGCATGGCGGGCGTGGCGATCGACTCGATCTACGACATGCGGCAGCTCTTCGACGGCATCCCGCTGGACAAGATGACCGTGTCGATGACGATGAACGGTGCTGTGCTGCCCGTTCTCGCGCTCTACATCGTGGCGGCCGAGGAACAGGGCGTACCGCCCGAGAAGTTGGCCGGGACCATCCAGAACGACATCCTCAAAGAGTTCATGGTCCGCAACACGTACATCTATCCGCCGAAGCCGTCGATGCGGATCATCTCCGACATCTTCGCCTTCACCTCGCAGCGGATGCCGCGCTACAACTCCATCTCCATCTCGGGCTACCACATCCAAGAGGCGGGCGCGACGGCCGACTTGGAGCTGGCGTACACGCTGGCCGACGGAGTGGAGTACATCCGGGCGGGCCGGGCGGCAGGGATGGACGTGGACGCGTTCGCGCCCCGGCTGTCCTTCTTCTGGGCGATCGGCATGAACTTCTTCATGGAGATCGCGAAGATGCGGGCGGCGCGCCTGCTGTGGGCCAAGCTGGTCAGGCAGTTCGACCCGCAGAACGCCAAGTCCCTTTCCCTGCGCACCCATTCGCAGACCTCGGGCTGGTCGCTGACCGCGCAGGACGTCTTCAACAACGTGACGCGTACGTGCGTCGAGGCGATGGCGGCGACCCAGGGCCACACCCAGTCGCTGCACACCAACGCCCTCGACGAAGCGCTCGCCCTGCCCACCGACTTCTCGGCACGCATCGCCCGCAACACCCAGCTCCTCATCCAGCAGGAGTCGGGCACGACCCGGTCGATCGACCCGTGGGGCGGCAGCGCGTACGTCGAGAAGCTGACGTACGACCTCGCGCGCCGGGCCTGGCAGCACATCGAGGAGGTCGAGGCGGCGGGCGGTATGGCCAAGGCCATCGACGCGGGCATCCCCAAGCTGCGCATCGAAGAGGCGGCGGCCCGCACCCAGGCCCGGATCGACTCCGGGCGCCAGCCGGTCATCGGCGTGAACAAGTACCGCGTCGAGACCGACGAGCAGATCGACGTCCTCACGGTCGACAACTCCTCCGTACGCACGCAGCAGATCGAGAAGCTGCGACGGCTGCGCGCTGAGCGCGACGAGCGGGCGTGCCAGGACTCGCTGGACGCCCTGACCCGCGCCGCTGGGGGCACCGGCAACCTGTTGGAGCTGGCCGTGAACGCGGCCCGTGCCAAGGCCACCGTCGGCGAGATCTCCGACGCCCTGGAGAAGGTGTACGGACGGCACTCGAGCCAGATCCGTACGATCTCCGGTGTGTACCGCAACGAAGCCGGCGATTCCCCGAACGTCGAGCGCACCCGGTCCCTGGTGGGCTCCTTCGAGGAGGCCGAGGGCCGCCGCCCCCGCAT harbors:
- a CDS encoding GNAT family N-acetyltransferase yields the protein MPPDASTDAGTASVTELGTNTGPGSILGAGADSEDTLDLRLPDEFIALLAEEARAHGDAGGEWKGTEKTGVAPAGDDLLDRVAGWGPTETPAGAFHLVPVHMERDLPLVTRWMNDPAVAAFWELAGPESVAEEHLRRQLDGDGRSVPCLGVLEGTPMSYWEIYRADLDLLARHYPARPHDTGIHLLIGGVANRGRGLGSTLLRAVADLVLDKRPSCARVVAEPDLRNTPSVSAFLSAGFRFSAEVDLPDKRAALMVRDRALRDLL
- the scpA gene encoding methylmalonyl-CoA mutase, coding for MGIPDFSGIELGTPTADGSAEDWRKAIDGGETFWETPEGIAVKPLYTGRDLEGLDFLGTYPGIAPYLRGPYPTMYVNQPWTIRQYAGFSTAEESNAFYRRNLAAGQKGLSVAFDLPTHRGYDSDHPRVTGDVGMAGVAIDSIYDMRQLFDGIPLDKMTVSMTMNGAVLPVLALYIVAAEEQGVPPEKLAGTIQNDILKEFMVRNTYIYPPKPSMRIISDIFAFTSQRMPRYNSISISGYHIQEAGATADLELAYTLADGVEYIRAGRAAGMDVDAFAPRLSFFWAIGMNFFMEIAKMRAARLLWAKLVRQFDPQNAKSLSLRTHSQTSGWSLTAQDVFNNVTRTCVEAMAATQGHTQSLHTNALDEALALPTDFSARIARNTQLLIQQESGTTRSIDPWGGSAYVEKLTYDLARRAWQHIEEVEAAGGMAKAIDAGIPKLRIEEAAARTQARIDSGRQPVIGVNKYRVETDEQIDVLTVDNSSVRTQQIEKLRRLRAERDERACQDSLDALTRAAGGTGNLLELAVNAARAKATVGEISDALEKVYGRHSSQIRTISGVYRNEAGDSPNVERTRSLVGSFEEAEGRRPRILVAKMGQDGHDRGQKVIATAFADLGFDVDVGPLFQTPGEVARQAVEADVHIVGVSSLAAGHLTLVPALREQLAEEGREDIMVVVGGVIPPQDVPTLLEMGAAAVFPPGTVIPDAAYDLVQRLATDLGHTP
- a CDS encoding IucA/IucC family siderophore biosynthesis protein; this translates as MNATPAPDGRPHTHERAAHGTQTPLVPRAESVPRQKEGARESERLRGVTADLLEHPDPHTAAQAAAVENLLRCWVRENNLPAPEDGTLRIALPASATTLLTPVHYWSPTGWHRFGLPYLADTPDEAPPADAVTVAALFARQAVTAAPTANTDPAAATPAAPAMPATAATFAAAATPAGTPRGASAPRPEAGVSHSPAGDGADLVGRVADSVRRTAVFISDRREHLADEPDLFLTAEQALLLGHPLHPTPKSREGLSEAEAQLYSPELRGSFPLHWMAVAPSVLAADSAWTERGRPVTAEQLTARLAGAGLSLPDGYAALPLHPWQMSEIRHRPEIAALLDAGLLQDLGPHGSAWHPTSSVRTLYRSGAPAMLKLSLGVRITNSRRENLRKELHRGVEVHRLLRSGLFKQWQAVHPGFDIVRDPAWLAVDGPDGTPLPGLDVMIRHNPFGPTDDAGCIAGLVSPRPHAQSGTRDQTQGRPLMRSRLAEIVTRLAGHTGRPRGAVATEWFLRYLEQVVRPVLWLDSEAGIALEAHQQNTLLLLDPEGWPTGGRYRDNQGYYFRESRRAELDARLPGIGERSDTFVSDEVTDERFAYYLAINNVLGLIGAFGSQHLADEELLLAAFRRFLTDVATGPARLRTSLPAHLLDSRVLRCKANLLTRLHGLDELVGPVDTQSVYVTITNPLHS
- a CDS encoding IucA/IucC family siderophore biosynthesis protein, which produces MIGEFAHEGIIQPEPEPERLLDSTASPDLERRATLVPYPSPDREESGFAPATASPPAPATASATAPAPGSDQARKLIPTASPDPSPNSFPDPSAYPSRNLSAHPETSPIPDRTPMDSAPSGAAHTSVASTPHAPHPRYAPYTLRLDAGGSLSFRARRTAYDSWRVDPASLTLAEGEEEPRPFTDPLGFLIRARGTLGLDGATLGHVIRELSTTLAADTRLDHNALTATELADLGYAELEGHQTGHPWIVLNKGRLGFSARDAADWAPEARRATALPWIAVRTTLASYRGVPGLDTAEQLYARELAPATRESFDGLLRARGLTPESYLYLPVHPWQWDDIVLPLFASAVAAGAIVPLHSDGDLRLPQQSIRTFLNVSHPDRHTVKLPLSVLNTLVWRGLPTERTLAAPAVTAWMHALRDADPFLRDTCRVILLGEVASVTVGHPEYDALPEVPYQYKELLGAIWREPVPRQLAPGERARTLAALLYTDPEGCSFTAQLVARSGLAPRAWLRRLFAALLPPLLHFLYRYGTVFSPHGENTIVVFDDHDVPVRLAVKDFVDDVNVSADPLPEHASMPDDVRQVLLTEPPAFLTQFIHSGLFVGVFRFLAPLCEEQLGVPEDEFWSLVRAEIIRHQTRFPELKERYETFDLLTPRIARLCLNRNRLHLDGYRDRPERPHVAVHGTVPNPLHQP
- a CDS encoding methylmalonyl-CoA mutase family protein gives rise to the protein MTVLPDDGLSLASEFPDATHEQWQHLVAGVLRKSGREVPDTAAEEALSTALEDGLGIRPLYSAHDPAPDPGLPGFAPFVRGGRAEGSTVGGWDVRQQHTAVDGDAVLADLENGVTSLWLVTGAGGIPVSSLGPVLDGVYLDLAPVVLDAGRDVESAARELLRLYEERGVAKEAARGNLGADPLGHQARTGDEPFDFAPVAGLARLCAEEYPGLRALTVDALPYHEAGGSAAQELGCSLATGVAYLRQLDEAGLSVEHACAQLEFRYAATADQFLTIAKLRAARRLWARVTEVCGAPVGQLQHAVTSPVMMARRDPWVNMLRTTVATLAAGVGGADAVTVLPFDHAIGLPDAFARRIARNTSTILVEESHLARVIDPAGGSWYVERLTDELAHAGWEFFQWIERAGGQAEALRSGRLGQELAKTWEARSAKLAKRREPVTGVSEFPNLAERPVERVAAPVPPVGGLPRVRRDEAYETLRARSDAHLAATGSRPRIFLAAMGPAAAHTARLTFASNLFQAGGIEPVTEGTFEDSGATEVCLCSSDPLYEEQAAETAGALRAAGAGYVFLAGRPGQYPGVDGYVFAGCDTVTVLSTALDRMGVS
- a CDS encoding diaminobutyrate--2-oxoglutarate transaminase family protein, which produces MSCASVGAQKGASRASEGARAAHEGILRRQSARESAARTYARALPIVPVRARGLTIEGADGRRYLDCLSGAGTLALGHNHPVVLEAIRKVLDSGAPLHVLDLATPVKDAFTTELFRTLPPEFAARARVQFCGPAGTDAVEAAFKLVRAATGRTGMLAFTGAYHGMTAGALDASGGATDVRVARLPYPQDYRCPFGIGGDRGAELAARWTESMLDDPKSGVPQPAGMILEPVQGEGGVIPAPDAWMRRMREITASRSIPLIADEVQTGVGRTGTFWAVEHSGITPDVMVLSKAIGGSLPLAVVVYRDDLDVWQPGAHAGTFRGNQLAMAAGTATLSYVRENHLAERAGTLGARMLAQLRALADEFSCIGDVRGRGLMIGVELVDPEAAPDPAAGGSRPAAPELASAVQRDCLRRGLIVELGGRHASVVRLLPPLTISDEQATAVLDRLADAVGAVARGRGGGGMCGGGGPGGGGGGPGGGGGPGGEDASCGQARDPGDVRDGPAG